The genomic DNA acggattgacggtctcagaagcggaggcaactgagacttgtcctccgccaaccggattgaggtgagtaaacgtgccaccacgagaacctactaagagtgggaattgggcattccaaattgggagagaaggggataaaaaaaaaaaaaaataaataaattattggtgTGATGTCCTAACTTCAGAGCTAATAAAATTGGTATGAAACAAATACCCTTTTTGAAATGTAAGATTTGTGGTATACTAAGGACATCTATTTATGTACATCTCAGTTGTTTTGGCTTCATGATGTGGGTTACAGTATATTCCGAATATCAAACGAATGTCAAACATAAAACTAACTTTACAACAGTAAATATGTCCCTTACAGAAAACTACCTAGGTAACCACAGTTCCTGCCACAAAATAACAACAGTTATTATTACTATAGTTAAAATTAGGTACGTTGATATCAGCCAGCagtctcataaaaacaaaaacaaaaaaaaataaacatgtagattaaataaaattaaaagcttcttACAATGCTTAAaggataaaagtaaaaataacattacataaaggaatattctgggttcaatacaagttcaatcaacagcatttgtgacaatgttgattacaacaaaaattaatttagactcgtccctcctcttctttaaaaaaacaaacaaaacaaatctaagTAACAttgaggcacaatggaagtgaatgtggtcaatatttggagggtttcaaggcagaaatgtgaatcttataattttataaaatcatttacattaattcttgttaaaacttgtgtattatttcagatgtaaagttgtttaaaacggcgttatatcgtcatggcaacgaagtggtAAAactggatttaactttacacagatgtgtttagtaagtgattttctcacagtaaaatcatgttaacacacatattgtttacgtcttgtgtctatacttttgaaacagtgagtattttaacgtttacagtttgaccccattgacttccattgtaagtgtctcactggaacacacatttgtgcttttttttaaagaaaacgaggggcgagtcaaaataaatttttgtgggaatcaatattatgccacaaatgctgtcgattgagtttaacttgtattgaacctggaatatactTTAAAGATAAATTCACAATGAACGTGCACACTGACAGCGATTTGCAGTAACAAAACGGATGGAAACCATTTACATTGAGCGCCAGAAACCGTTGGTGATGCGACAAAGTTGAGCAGGGTTGAAATGCATGGAAGTTGGTTACTGTAATCAAGTAGGAACACTTACGACCTCCTGCAATCGCTGTCGGTGTGAACGCACCTTTAACGGGAATGACGGTTTCCcactgtcagtgtgaacgccACTGAAAATAGGATTTATCTCTTGTTGCTTGATCACGTCATACCTGTGAGTACAGGGCGTATgggtctttgttttaatttttatcctcttttctccccaatttgtaatgcctaATTCCTGGGTCCTTGTGGTggagcggttactcacctcaatccgggtggcggaggacaagtctcagttgcctccgcatccgagaccgtcaatccgtgcatcttatcacatggctcgttgtgcatgacactgcggagactcacagcatgtggaggttactccatgtgactctaccctccctagcaaccgggccaatttggttgcttaggagacctggctggagtcactcagcacaccctggattcgaactcgcgactccaggtgtgatagtcagcgtcaatactcgctgagctacccagaccccaatgGGCGTATGGGTCTTGATCATGTTTACCATTGTGATAAAGgaaatacactcacttagcactttattaggaacacccgtacacctacttattcatgccattatctaatcagccaatcatgtttcagcaatgcaatgcataaaatcatgcagatacagatcaggaacttcagttaatgttcacatcaaccatcagaatggggaaaaatgtgatcttagtgatttcgactGCGACATgattgggctggtttgagtatttctgggattttcacacacaacagtctctagaatttactccgaatggtgccaaaaacaaaaaccatccagtgagcggcatttctgtggatggaaatgccttgttgatgagagaggtcaacaaagaattaccagactggttcgagctgacagaaagactacagtaactcaggtaaccactctgtacaattgtagtgagaagaatagcatctctgaatgcacaacacgtcgaaccttgaggcgaatgagctacaacagcagaccacgccggcactttattaggaccatagtgttcctaaagtgctcagtgagtgtaattcTACAGttcatgtaaaaatacaaataaaatcattttcaGATACCTGGATGTACATCTATTTCATGAATTTATTGAGTGATTGCTGACATGACAGCAATTGTAAAGAAGGCTTGTTGTGCGTTCAGTAGACATGACCAGTGAACAATTTCTCCAGGGTTTCGTCATATTACCACATACGCAAGCACACACGCATACTGCGTAACAGAGGCATGGATGCACTTCACCTGTTCCCTGAGTTTAACAAAGACACAATTCTCCAAAAGGTTAAGAAGGGTTGTTCAGGGGAATGTCTAGATGGTAAACCTTGTGATGCTGAAACTCTCGCAGGGCTGTTTACACAGGACTATTAAGAGCAGACGTGTATTTGGAGCATATCCTGTATAAACGACCccttaaggctagggtataccTTGTTTTTCAGCATGCGCTTACAAagtgcactatgactgctttgtgacactcttgtAGCACAGTCAACGACATACTGTAACAAAGAAATTTGCGTCATGCGCATTGTGCGCGAGTCGTCCTGGCATGTGGAAAACCAaattatactttggcctttaggatGGGAGTTGGGGTAAGTCTTGCATGAGTTTAGCAGCATGAGCGTTACCATCCAGACAAGACCATTGTTGGGGTTTTGTTGGTTTAAGAGCAGACTGTGGCACAGTGAGTAAGCACCAGGTTCGAGGCAGAGGAAAACTATAAATAcaacattaataataacaataataacattgcaaatgacaaaaaaaaaattcttaagcaGTCCTTGAGTCTATAAAAAGCAACACAAGTTTCTGGCTAAGCATTCAGACAAGCATAATTACAGTGTGTCTGGAACAAGACCATGAGTTTGAGTTCTAGCAAGCAGTGTTGGCCTCCGTCTCTTGTCCGTGCCCTTGTTTTCCAAGCCCTCTGCTTCTCCTCTTATGTTTGATTGGTCCCTTTGAGGGCTAACAGTGTTTTCTTGTAGGCTAAGAGTACTTCCAAGAGGACTCACAAGTTGTTTGGCTCTGCCTCTTAGTTTAACCCCGGTAGAAATTCTTTAAGATCTTGCAAAATAGATTCTAGCAACCCTGTGTCCGATGGCGGGGTCGTCGCCACTGAAACCACTGAGAAAGGGTCTGGCACAGACTCCAAGAGGTTATCTGCATCCAAACTGTTGGTGTCTGTATTCTGGGTGCAGTTGAGAGCATCAGAACTGTTATGATCAACTACATCCACCACGCAGTCATCCAGGACTAGCATATGGTCAGGAGAGACCAAGTCACTGTGGCTTACAGGGCTTGAGGACTCTAGAAGGGTATTCGTAGAGGGCAAAGTTGCACCAATATTTTGCTGAGCAGTATTGTCCCTCTGCTCGTCATCACCACCTGATGCGGTTTGGTCTATAATGTCCATGACACGGTCCAGACAGTCAATGGTACGATCGCTGTCGCTGTCAATAGTGATCACCGTAGGTGAGCGCTGTTCCCTCTGCCTTTTTCGGTGCCTCTTCTTCCTTCGCTGGTGCCAATGCATGTCAGGCACCCTTCGTTCATAGATAATCTCCACACTAGGGCTCCGACTTTGTGGGCATTCCCGGCTGTGCCGTCGTTCTCTGTGTCCTGGCCGTTTTACCTTGGATGTTGTTCCCTCCTTGTGCTGCCGCTGGGCAGCTCGCTCTAAGTGGCGGGTTTTGTACTTGCGTTTGCCGCTGGGTTTGTCCAGGCAGGATCTTTCTAAGTGCAAGTCATCACTACTGCTGCTGCTGATGGACCGTCTGCGGCGTTTATGGCAACGATGCGACTTGCGAGAGCGATAGCGGTGATGGTGGATATCAAGAAAGGAGTCCAAGTCAGGAGACTTACTGATCCTTTTCCTTGTTCTAGTCCTCCCTCGCTCTTTCTCCCAGTCCGAAGGAGATTGCGAGCATCTGTCTTTCACATGTTGTGAGCACTCTTGGCTCCTGTCGCTGCTCGTGTTGTTTCTGATGGGCGAGCATTCGTTTCCATTCCAAATGGACATCGTTGGACTCTGGCCTGACCAACTCTGGTGCAAAAGCGTTTGACTTGGCGAGTGCCCTGGATTGCTTGCGTGCTGTGACCGTTCCAAACTCTCATCACTCTTCTTGCTGTCTGACCGCCGATGCGAGTGGTCTCTGCGCCTCCTGTGACAGCTGAACCCAGAACGATCTTGATTTCGCTGTGAATGTGACCGTGAACCCTCCCTGGATCGATGCTGGTGACGATGCGTATGATGCCCACGGGAGGAAGGGGAGTGACTCTGCGTCGCTCTTTCCCTGTTATGCGAGTCTGAGTGTATATGCTGGGGACTGCATGAGCGAGCGGGGCCTGGAGAGGAGCCAGGGCCAAGCGGGTTCCCATGGGACTGTGACGGGGCCTGCACCTGGGATGTCTCTGATTTTGTTACTGTTGCCATCGCATCTGTGGCAGCCGCCTCTTGCTCCTCTTCAGAAGAATCAGATGAGAGCTGAACAAGCTCAGGTGTCCGCTCGGCCATGGGCTTCACATATCCCACAATCAGGCACTCTTCCTCGTCATCTTCACCTGGTCTGGCTGACACGCTGGCACTCGCGGCAGGGTCAGTCATTTTCATGGCATTTAGGACTAGGGCTGTGCTTGAGCCTGGCTCCACCCCTTCATCCTGTGATAGGCTGGACGAGGGGAGGAGGGTTGAGTAGGAGGGACCAGGCGTTTCGTCATCCCACGCAGACTGGCTCAGCAAACTTTCCGTGCCGCTTGCTGTGGGAATGGACAGAAGGTGTTCCTGGACAATTGAGGGATTCTCTATGACATTGTCCTCACTGTCATtattgtcatcatcatcatcctagAAAAGGAAAGACACAATTTGAGCTCAAAATAAAGGAGACAGCACATCGTAGTCTAGTATAAACTGAACCAGAAGAATACTGCATTGAAGTCAACATAAAATGATATTCAAAACCAATTTTACTTAATGTGATTTAAAACTGAGTGAAATAGGATAttcaacatgttaaaaaaatgtaatgacttgatttttatccattgggaattgattggatggtgaaaaatGGGTCTGTCACACCAGAATGGAGTGAGATCTGAATGTGAAATTGCAGTAAATTGTAAAGGACTACTTCCCTCCTGAAACACCGCCTGCACCCACTTTTGAGGAGGGTTTTCGATGGGATGTGGAGAGAAGAGtgtagctgcaggcagagcttcCAAAAGGGTCGGGAGCTCCAACCCACCGGCAAAGACATAGGGAGCCTCTAACCTAACCCTTTtcctaaccttaaccatgagtGGTAGTGACACCCCCTTAGGGAGTTTGCACAACCCGCTTTTGGAGAAACCCCACCCACTTTTGGgttaaccccgccctcttttggagattccgccttcatttggaggtctccagcctgcagctatacctgctTGTACATATAGGTTGATAATCAAGTTCACATTTTACAGCATCTCAACTTTGTTACATTAAAGGCAAGGGTGTTGTGATTTTAGATTTCTAGAACAGCCATTATTTTCCAGCCTAGATGACGTCAACAAAAAAAAGGTTGTTTCAGACATGgagaaagtttttacattttaaaaagattacaaagaaaaacatttttctttagaataaaatTCACAGATGAATCAGGGACCATAAGGACATGCTATTTATTTCATGAAAgtcaattttgttttcatgttgactttaaagcaaTCAAAATCTAACAAATCTTTAACtaatattttacacatttaaatgtttcttttttgtgtgtctcACCTCAGAGATGGCGATAACAGAGTCGTCGGAGCTGCTTCCCTCCTCGTAACTGGGGGCGGGGCAATCGTAGATGGCCTGCTGGTCATACGCCTCCATGCTGAGGGTCGACCGGGCAAAACTCACCAACTCATGCAGGAAGTGGTCAGTGCGTGCCAGCAGGAAGGGGCGGAGCTCGTCCCGGATGGCCGAGTCCTCCATGTTGTAGTTCGTGATACGTGACATGATGATGTGCTGCACGATGTTCACCAGTGAGCCGTGCGAACCGTACAACACCGTCAGCTCACGCTGCAGCCACGGCAACAGCCGGTGCAAACACGTGGGATTCTGCCGCAAGTACGCGGCCGAAACTTCCCTCTGCCTTCCCACGTCTCTTGTGTTCCGCACACGTACGCCAGTCCTGTAAAGTGCGCGCCGGAACGCCACCACATCCTGGTCTCGCAAACGCCTCAGTCTCCGGCTCTCGCCATGCCCCCGTCGGCGTGCTCTCAGTCGCATCACCATTTGCTCCAGGCCTTGGTTGTCCGTAAATGCTGCTGCGTCAGTCAAACCGCCAAACATCACGTCATCATCTACTGGAGGGGGAGAGGAGGGGGCTGGCTGTTGCAACCTACGGCTCCGCCTCTCTCTACCTCGGAGCACTCGTGGGCGGAGCACACGTCCAGCTGCGGCGCCGTTTGGAGCTAAATTCTCCGCTGGCCGCAGGACAAACTCCTTAAAATCGTTTTCACCTTTGACAGAGTGGAATATGGAGTGAAACGGCTGCTTGCAGAGTGGACACTCCGCTTTGTTCTTAGACCACTCGTGGATGCAGCGGAAACAGAAGCGGTGCAGGCAGCGGTCCAGCGATGCCATGTTTTTGAAGCTGTCGAGACAGATGGGGCATTTGGAGTCTGGAGAAGCATTAGCCAATAAACGCTGAGAAGATCTGCCaccactttctttcttcctcacaCGCAACTTCATCTTAGAGGGCGCCATAAtctacaacacacacaacacatcattATGCATCAAAGTCGAATGTCACTTTAACTACTGGTTATAGTTAGGGTGTGTGATTTGAACAAAACTCTACGACGGGTTGTTGAGGGAGGCTGTGCTTTTACAGTTCTAAGCGTTagacttaagcccaaagtatacttcggtcagacaggACATGTGACGCAAAcgtcatcatcagcagagtgcgcgAGCACTGAACAAGCGCAGCCCGATTTTTCAGAATGGAGTTATTTGCacaaattagtgggtccacaaggtggcaacacttacattttgagccGATGCTGTCaagaagaagtgctagaagatgatgtaatcgccgctaaacatcaggagatgaaggtaaaaacaacaacagtggatgtggaAGTCAAAAGCACGTgagtgaggaggtctggagatacttGCATCTATGatactcgagtctgaaggacatataaagacacctttatgggtctaaactcctgaagggAAGTCCattgtctcatagcagtcgtagcgctcATGCACCAACCTCCTGCGTAGGCATGCACAgatatatggagtatactttgacaggcttgtgTTCGAATGTACACAGACGCTAAGCGTTCacgtcaaaatggaagtatagCTAGAGCTTTAGCCTACAATTTTCATTTTCCCAAGGTGGATATAAAacggccaaaaacaaaaacatagactTGCATTAAAATGAGCCATTTCTAAGGACAAAGATATCATAGAGCAGGGTTTCCCAACCCGTTTTGTCCACCAAACTCCTTACCTAATTTATTAAGGCTACTTAAAGTACCCCATGAGATTTCAAGCAATTATACCTGTCAGTATATGAAACATGGATGCATAACTGAGC from Myxocyprinus asiaticus isolate MX2 ecotype Aquarium Trade chromosome 29, UBuf_Myxa_2, whole genome shotgun sequence includes the following:
- the LOC127420272 gene encoding E3 ubiquitin-protein ligase Topors-like isoform X1; its protein translation is MSVSAWCLDDLQCFCGSDQIMAPSKMKLRVRKKESGGRSSQRLLANASPDSKCPICLDSFKNMASLDRCLHRFCFRCIHEWSKNKAECPLCKQPFHSIFHSVKGENDFKEFVLRPAENLAPNGAAAGRVLRPRVLRGRERRSRRLQQPAPSSPPPVDDDVMFGGLTDAAAFTDNQGLEQMVMRLRARRRGHGESRRLRRLRDQDVVAFRRALYRTGVRVRNTRDVGRQREVSAAYLRQNPTCLHRLLPWLQRELTVLYGSHGSLVNIVQHIIMSRITNYNMEDSAIRDELRPFLLARTDHFLHELVSFARSTLSMEAYDQQAIYDCPAPSYEEGSSSDDSVIAISEDDDDDNNDSEDNVIENPSIVQEHLLSIPTASGTESLLSQSAWDDETPGPSYSTLLPSSSLSQDEGVEPGSSTALVLNAMKMTDPAASASVSARPGEDDEEECLIVGYVKPMAERTPELVQLSSDSSEEEQEAAATDAMATVTKSETSQVQAPSQSHGNPLGPGSSPGPARSCSPQHIHSDSHNRERATQSHSPSSRGHHTHRHQHRSREGSRSHSQRNQDRSGFSCHRRRRDHSHRRSDSKKSDESLERSQHASNPGHSPSQTLLHQSWSGQSPTMSIWNGNECSPIRNNTSSDRSQECSQHVKDRCSQSPSDWEKERGRTRTRKRISKSPDLDSFLDIHHHRYRSRKSHRCHKRRRRSISSSSSDDLHLERSCLDKPSGKRKYKTRHLERAAQRQHKEGTTSKVKRPGHRERRHSRECPQSRSPSVEIIYERRVPDMHWHQRRKKRHRKRQREQRSPTVITIDSDSDRTIDCLDRVMDIIDQTASGGDDEQRDNTAQQNIGATLPSTNTLLESSSPVSHSDLVSPDHMLVLDDCVVDVVDHNSSDALNCTQNTDTNSLDADNLLESVPDPFSVVSVATTPPSDTGLLESILQDLKEFLPGLN
- the LOC127420272 gene encoding E3 ubiquitin-protein ligase Topors-like isoform X2, which encodes MGLERHEDESMMSEFTFLIMAPSKMKLRVRKKESGGRSSQRLLANASPDSKCPICLDSFKNMASLDRCLHRFCFRCIHEWSKNKAECPLCKQPFHSIFHSVKGENDFKEFVLRPAENLAPNGAAAGRVLRPRVLRGRERRSRRLQQPAPSSPPPVDDDVMFGGLTDAAAFTDNQGLEQMVMRLRARRRGHGESRRLRRLRDQDVVAFRRALYRTGVRVRNTRDVGRQREVSAAYLRQNPTCLHRLLPWLQRELTVLYGSHGSLVNIVQHIIMSRITNYNMEDSAIRDELRPFLLARTDHFLHELVSFARSTLSMEAYDQQAIYDCPAPSYEEGSSSDDSVIAISEDDDDDNNDSEDNVIENPSIVQEHLLSIPTASGTESLLSQSAWDDETPGPSYSTLLPSSSLSQDEGVEPGSSTALVLNAMKMTDPAASASVSARPGEDDEEECLIVGYVKPMAERTPELVQLSSDSSEEEQEAAATDAMATVTKSETSQVQAPSQSHGNPLGPGSSPGPARSCSPQHIHSDSHNRERATQSHSPSSRGHHTHRHQHRSREGSRSHSQRNQDRSGFSCHRRRRDHSHRRSDSKKSDESLERSQHASNPGHSPSQTLLHQSWSGQSPTMSIWNGNECSPIRNNTSSDRSQECSQHVKDRCSQSPSDWEKERGRTRTRKRISKSPDLDSFLDIHHHRYRSRKSHRCHKRRRRSISSSSSDDLHLERSCLDKPSGKRKYKTRHLERAAQRQHKEGTTSKVKRPGHRERRHSRECPQSRSPSVEIIYERRVPDMHWHQRRKKRHRKRQREQRSPTVITIDSDSDRTIDCLDRVMDIIDQTASGGDDEQRDNTAQQNIGATLPSTNTLLESSSPVSHSDLVSPDHMLVLDDCVVDVVDHNSSDALNCTQNTDTNSLDADNLLESVPDPFSVVSVATTPPSDTGLLESILQDLKEFLPGLN